The Pelodiscus sinensis isolate JC-2024 chromosome 10, ASM4963464v1, whole genome shotgun sequence genome has a segment encoding these proteins:
- the SERPINE2 gene encoding glia-derived nexin: protein MNWHFPLLFTAVTVTSVWSQFNPLSLEELGSDLGIQVFNQIVKARPQENIVVSPHGIASVLGILQLGADGKTKKQLTTVMRYSVNGVGKVLKKINKAIVSKKNKDIVTIANAVFAKSGFKMEVPFVTRNKEVFQCSVKTVDFEDQNAACSSINQWVKNETSGMIDNLLSPDIIDGSLTRLVLVNAVYFKGLWKSRFQPENTKKRTFNGADGKTYQVPMLAQLSLFRCGTTSTPNDLWYNIIELPYHGESISMLIALPTESTTPLSAIIPHISTKTIQSWMTTMIQKRVQVILPKFTAVAETDLKEPLKVLGITDMFDQSKANFAKITRTESLHVSHILQKAKIEVSEDGTKASAATTAILIARSSPPWFIVDRPFVFFIRHNPTGAVLFMGQINKP from the exons ATGAACTGGCACTTTCCTCTCCTTTTCACCGCTGTGACTGTAACATCTGTGTGGTCCCAGTTCAATCCTTTATCTCTTGAGGAACTTGGCTCTGACCTTGGAATCCAAGTTTTCAATCAGATAGTCAAAGCTAGACCTCAGGAGAATATTGTGGTTTCTCCACATGGGATTGCATCTGTACTGGGAATACTTCAGCTGGGTGCTGATGGCAAGACAAAGAAGCAGCTGACAACTGTGATGAGATACAGcgtaaatg GAGTTGGCAAAGTATTAAAGAAGATAAACAAGGCCATAGTCTCAAAAAAGAATAAAGACATTGTGACGATTGCTAATGCAGTGTTTGCAAAGAGTGGCTTTAAAATGGAAGTGCCTTTTGTTACAAGAAATAAAGAGGTGTTTCAGTGCAGTGTCAAGACTGTGGATTTTGAAGACCAAAATGCAGCATGCAGTTCCATTAATCAGTGGGTGAAAAATGAAACAAGTG GTATGATTGATAATCTCTTATCTCCGGACATTATTGATGGTTCTTTGACCAGGCTGGTGCTGGTAAATGCAGTGTATTTCAAGGGTTTATGGAAATCACGTTTTCAACCTGAAAATACAAAGAAACGCACATTTAATGGCGCTGATGGGAAGACTTACCAAGTACCTATGCTGGCCCAGTTGTCTCTGTTCCGCTGTG GTACAACAAGTACCCCAAATGACTTGTGGTATAACATAATTGAACTTCCTTACCATGGCGAAAGTATCAGTATGTTGATTGCTCTGCCTACAGAAAGCACTACCCCTCTGTCTGCTATCATTCCTCACATCAGCACAAAAACAATACAGAGCTGGATGACAACCATGATACAAAAGAGAGTGCAAGTTATTTTACCCAA GTTCACAGCAGTAGCAGAAACAGATTTAAAGGAGCCCCTGAAAGTACTTGGCATTACAGATATGTTTGATCAGTCAAAGGCAAACTTTGCAAAAATAACAA GAACGGAAAGCCTTCATGTATCTCATATTTTGCAAAAAGCAAAAATTGAAGTTAGTGAAGATGGAACCAAAGCTTCTGCAGCAACAA CTGCAATTTTAATAGCCAGGTCCTCCCCTCCTTGGTTTATAGTAGATAGACCATTTGTATTTTTCATTCGGCACAATCCTACAG GTGCAGTCTTGTTTATGGGACAAATAAACAAACCTTGA